Sequence from the Populus nigra chromosome 17, ddPopNigr1.1, whole genome shotgun sequence genome:
TCAGGGGATCATATTTTATGAGCTCAAGGGTTCTGTTTCCACCTTCCATCATTCCTTCCCGcgttttcaagaaaatatcaGGTAGTTTTCCTATGAAATGGTTGAAAGCTAGGTCGACGATCTGAAGCCTTGGCCAAGTGCCTTCAATTTGTGGACATCCAATAAGCCCGTTGAACTTGTTGTTTCGCAGAACAAGGACACGAAAACTCGATATGTTCTTAAGAAGACACGGGAAGCTGTCATTGATTTGATTGTTCCCAAGGTCTAAGACCTCTAACATAGTGCAATTGGCCAGATTTTTTGGAACCTGCCCTTGCAAGTTGTTTCCACTCAGGTCCAGAGTCTTCAATTCACAGCCTCTTTGAAATTTATCAGGAATAAAGCCATCGAAGTTGTTTCTCCTTAAATTTAGAACGCGAAGAGTcttaatcttttcaattaaacaGGATGGTATTGCTCCACTCAAACTGTTGTTGGACAAGTCAAGAACTTGTAGCCATTCGGAACTGCATATCGATTGCGGTATTGCTCCGATAAGGCGATTATTtgaaagggagaagaaaaaagtccAGTTGAAGTAATTACCGATGTTAGGGGGGATGAAGGAAGAGAAATTATTGCTCGAGTAATCCACATAGGTAATAAATGATGAAGGAACTGGAATGCTCCCTCGGAGCTGGTTATGATGCAGGTCTAAGATGCTAAGACCAGGAAGAGACAAAGGTCCTTCTAGATCAACCAGGAGATTGCGTGAAAGATTCAGATATTGAAGAAGACTAAGTTCTGAAACCCAACCAGGTACCGGCCCAGTAATTTGGTTGTCTGAAAGATCTAAATGGAAGAGTTTTGATTGGTTCCTTAGATCTGGAAACATTCCCAGGTCGCAAGAAGCCAATCTTAGTTTCTTGATTTGGGGAAGGGAAGACATGTTGGAATTGCCGCCATTTGCATAAACTGTCAAGTTGTTGTACGAGAGGCCAAGTGTGGTGAGACTGGGAAGTTTCTGAATCCAATGTAATTCCACCGTGCCATTGAGCTTATTGGATGAAAGTTCAAGGACACGGAGTTTTGCAAGACCAAAAACAGAACTGGGAATAGGACCTTCTAACTTGTTGCTGCTCAAATCCAGGAAAACCAAAAGAGAGGAAGACACGTTTGGAAACTCAGGAATCTGTCCCCCGAATCTGTTGTTGGAAAGCTGTATCTCCTGCAGCGGCGGGATTGCAAACAACGATGAGGGGATGCTCCCGTTGAATGCATTGTACCCTAAATCAACATAGGTGAGGTTTCGAAGGCCTTCCCAGTGACTGGATGGAATCTCACCTGTTAGTTGATTGTGAATGACATCTACATAGGTGAGATTCTTGGACTTTCGGAATGATGGGAGTGTGCCTGTGAACATGTTGGATGACAAGTCCAGATAAAACAGCTGGGTGAGATTAGCCATTGAATTTGGAATTGGTCCCGTGAAGTTGTTACCCGCTAGCTCTATTCTGGATAATTTCTGGAGTTCGCCAATGGACTGTGGTAATGTTCCCGAAAAAATTGTGTTACTGAGCAGGAGGGTCCGAAGAGAGAGATTCTGGTGGAACTCCGGAAAAGAACCCTGAAGGAATTTGTTGTATGATAAGTCAAGGATCTCTAGTGTTGGTACCTGGAATATAGCTTGTGGAAACATTCCGTTCAACTGGCAAGAGACAAGCTGCAAGGCAGTCAATTTCGAGTAATTTGCAAGGAATTCTGGAACTGGAGCAGACAAATTATTACCGCTCAAACGAATTATTGAAAGAGACTGTAGCTTTGCAAGGGAAGCATCAAGAGGGCCTGAGAGATAGCAGTTGGACATGCTCAGCACTTTTAGATTAGGCAGTGAAGATGATAAGGCCTTGCACCAGTCATTGCCGTGTGCTGATATATTAACACCATCAAGAAGGAGCTCTGTTAGGTGTGTGAGATTTTGAACCAATGTTGCAAAATTAGGCTTCTCGAGTTTCAGTGCAGGACCTGCAAGGAAGGAAACGGTAGACAAATCAAGACT
This genomic interval carries:
- the LOC133677042 gene encoding receptor like protein 22-like isoform X2 is translated as MATGFEITMEQILLTINTGLASGRCRKDQQSLLLQLKNSLEFDQSVSTKLVKWNSTPDCCEWPGITCDEGSGRVISLDLSFESITGGLDDSSGLFSLQFLQSLNLSFNIFSTALPVGFANLTDLISLNLSSAGFTGQIPNDISKLTKLVSLDLSTVSFLAGPALKLEKPNFATLVQNLTHLTELLLDGVNISAHGNDWCKALSSSLPNLKVLSMSNCYLSGPLDASLAKLQSLSIIRLSGNNLSAPVPEFLANYSKLTALQLVSCQLNGMFPQAIFQVPTLEILDLSYNKFLQGSFPEFHQNLSLRTLLLSNTIFSGTLPQSIGELQKLSRIELAGNNFTGPIPNSMANLTQLFYLDLSSNMFTGTLPSFRKSKNLTYVDVIHNQLTGEIPSSHWEGLRNLTYVDLGYNAFNGSIPSSLFAIPPLQEIQLSNNRFGGQIPEFPNVSSSLLVFLDLSSNKLEGPIPSSVFGLAKLRVLELSSNKLNGTVELHWIQKLPSLTTLGLSYNNLTVYANGGNSNMSSLPQIKKLRLASCDLGMFPDLRNQSKLFHLDLSDNQITGPVPGWVSELSLLQYLNLSRNLLVDLEGPLSLPGLSILDLHHNQLRGSIPVPSSFITYVDYSSNNFSSFIPPNIGNYFNWTFFFSLSNNRLIGAIPQSICSSEWLQVLDLSNNSLSGAIPSCLIEKIKTLRVLNLRRNNFDGFIPDKFQRGCELKTLDLSGNNLQGQVPKNLANCTMLEVLDLGNNQINDSFPCLLKNISSFRVLVLRNNKFNGLIGCPQIEGTWPRLQIVDLAFNHFIGKLPDIFLKTREGMMEGGNRTLELIKYDPLKLTDGLYYQDSITVTLKGLQLELVKILTVFIYIDLSSNNFEGEIPESIGQLTGLHVLNLSYNDLTGQIPSSVGNLSQMESLDLSFNHLSGVIPQQLASLSFLSVLNLSYNRLVGRIPTGAQIQTFSPESFEGNQGLCGSPLSDNCSHEYPPIVTTHSNSGIEIDWNILSAELGYIFGLGIIILPLMFCKRWRTWYYTHVNRVVFRIFPQLDKRNKNLGRRAQRSRRRQ
- the LOC133677042 gene encoding receptor like protein 22-like isoform X1; this encodes MQTIHLTMKIPLFTFFFFMPLLTMPSSINTGLASGRCRKDQQSLLLQLKNSLEFDQSVSTKLVKWNSTPDCCEWPGITCDEGSGRVISLDLSFESITGGLDDSSGLFSLQFLQSLNLSFNIFSTALPVGFANLTDLISLNLSSAGFTGQIPNDISKLTKLVSLDLSTVSFLAGPALKLEKPNFATLVQNLTHLTELLLDGVNISAHGNDWCKALSSSLPNLKVLSMSNCYLSGPLDASLAKLQSLSIIRLSGNNLSAPVPEFLANYSKLTALQLVSCQLNGMFPQAIFQVPTLEILDLSYNKFLQGSFPEFHQNLSLRTLLLSNTIFSGTLPQSIGELQKLSRIELAGNNFTGPIPNSMANLTQLFYLDLSSNMFTGTLPSFRKSKNLTYVDVIHNQLTGEIPSSHWEGLRNLTYVDLGYNAFNGSIPSSLFAIPPLQEIQLSNNRFGGQIPEFPNVSSSLLVFLDLSSNKLEGPIPSSVFGLAKLRVLELSSNKLNGTVELHWIQKLPSLTTLGLSYNNLTVYANGGNSNMSSLPQIKKLRLASCDLGMFPDLRNQSKLFHLDLSDNQITGPVPGWVSELSLLQYLNLSRNLLVDLEGPLSLPGLSILDLHHNQLRGSIPVPSSFITYVDYSSNNFSSFIPPNIGNYFNWTFFFSLSNNRLIGAIPQSICSSEWLQVLDLSNNSLSGAIPSCLIEKIKTLRVLNLRRNNFDGFIPDKFQRGCELKTLDLSGNNLQGQVPKNLANCTMLEVLDLGNNQINDSFPCLLKNISSFRVLVLRNNKFNGLIGCPQIEGTWPRLQIVDLAFNHFIGKLPDIFLKTREGMMEGGNRTLELIKYDPLKLTDGLYYQDSITVTLKGLQLELVKILTVFIYIDLSSNNFEGEIPESIGQLTGLHVLNLSYNDLTGQIPSSVGNLSQMESLDLSFNHLSGVIPQQLASLSFLSVLNLSYNRLVGRIPTGAQIQTFSPESFEGNQGLCGSPLSDNCSHEYPPIVTTHSNSGIEIDWNILSAELGYIFGLGIIILPLMFCKRWRTWYYTHVNRVVFRIFPQLDKRNKNLGRRAQRSRRRQ